The Bacteroidales bacterium genome contains the following window.
GCAGGGAAATGACTGTAAGATTTGAAAGTAGAATATTTATCTCAGGTCTTTATTCCTGTTATTATTACGAGGTGAGGTAGCCGATTTAAATAATATTAAGTACAATTTATATTTTGAAATACTGTTACCGCTTACCAAAGGGAACCTCAAATTAAATCCCGTGTCATGAGAGTATTTTTCCTGATATTCATCATTCCTTTTACATTTCTTGCTCATGCTCAGGATACAATACCCGCTATAGCCGATACTGCCTGCATCCAAAGGGATTTTGGCGATGTACTCCGGGTGGCATTTCATAAGCCTCCAAAAGAGTTGGCCGATTCCACCGGCACTATTTTGCTGATACCGGTCATCGGTTCCAATCCGGCTACTGGTTTTATGGCTGGAGTGGGTGGGCAATACGCGTTTAAACTATCCGGGGACGATACCCGTTTTTCCATGCTATCAGGTAGTATGCAGTTTACTACCAAAAATCAACAACTCTTTCTGTTAAAAAATAGCGTCTACACCAAAAATAACAAACTCTTTTTTTCTGGCGATTGGCGATACATGATCTATTCGCAGTCAACCTTTGGCCTGGGAACCAACGCGCCAGAAGGGGGGATTCTTGATTATCAGGTTAGTCTAAGTGGCCTCTCTACAGTTGTGGACTCTCTGGCTCAACCATTAAAGTTTAACTTCCTGCGCATTTATCAATCTGCTTCTTACAACATAACGCGATCATTTTACATAGGTCTGGGCTATTACCTCGACAGCTACTTCGGGATTAAAGATGAAAAACTTCGTTTGAATCCAGGCGACTCATTGATAACCAGCAACTACGCATATAGTAAGTATTATGGTTTTAATGAAAAGAAATATTCTTCCTCAGCTATCGGTATCAACCTGGTTTCTGACACCCGCGATAATATGATCAATCCATATAAAGGACATTTTGCAATGATTAGTTGGAACGGCGCTCTGCAGTTACTGGGCAGTCATAAATCCGCCAGCTACTTTTCGATGGAGTGGCGAAGTTTTCATCCTTTGTCCCATCGAAATCCACGGCATCTTTTGGCGTTTTGGGCGATGGCAGACATCTCCCCTGAGGGTGGATTGCCCTATCTCATTTTGCCTTCTACCGCTTACGATCAGCGGAGCAGAAGTGGACGAGGTTATACGCAGGGCCGCTTTCGGGGAAACCAAATGGTGTATGGCGAAGCTGAGTATCGTTTCCCGATTTCTCAGTGCGGAGGCCTGTGGGGCGGCGTCGTGTTTGTGAATGCTACCACGGCGAATAGCCCGATACATTCTCTGGGTTTATTCGAATCGGTAAAGCCCGGCTATGGCTTTGGGTTCCGATTTATGGTAGATAAGAAATCGCGTACCAATCTTGCCATCGATATCGGATTTGGCGAGAAATCTACCGGGTTTTATCTTTCGGCATCCGAAACATTCTGAAAATTTTAGAGGGGTTTAAAATTATAGTTTTTAACGGATGCAATAGTACTCGTTGCGAACACAAATCCATTTGTGCGTAGAAATTTTGGAACCAAAACAAAAGGGACGCATCAGATTCGCTTGATGCCACTGGAATTGCAAATGGAAACTATGGCCGTGAATAGTCCTTTGTGATTTACTCCAAATCGATAATTATCAATAAATTTTCTCTAACCGTTTCAATCAGGTTGTCGGGTAAATTTCCAATCTTTTTCATGAGTCGATTATTATCGATAGCCCTTATTTGGTCGATCATTACATCACAATCTTGATGTAAATTCGCTTCTCCCTTTTTTAAATGTACGCGTAAAATATCCGAATCTTTATTGGTATTTGTCGTCAACGGACAAACTATCGTTGATGGATGTGGAATTTGATTGAGAAGATTTGTTTGGATAATAAGTACGGGTCTTGTTTTTCCGGGTTCAGTTCCAATTTGTGGATTTAAATCAGCAGTCCAGATTTCATATTGTTTAATCGACATAACCAATCTCCTCAAAATCTTTTAGAACAGCCATCGAATCTGCTTTTACCAAATCAGATTCCTCCTTTAGCTTCTCTTCTAAAATAGCCCGTCGTTGCAATCGATTATAAAAATCAAGTGCTTCGTTAATGTACCTGTTTCTTGGTTTTTTAATTTTTGAAAGAATTTTTTCAGTCTCTCCAAAAATCGCCTCATCAATTTTTAATGATACAGTTTTCATGATTTCTTATTTTAGCACAGCAAAAGTATATCTTATTAGTATGTCAAACAAGTATTTGCTATTCTGTCAAGCTCTTAACCACAAATTTCCTTGCCTCATTTAGTAGGTCTGCAATTTTTCCAAATAATTGGCTGTTTGATTCTGGTACTACCATCTTATCCGTTTAGCTAAATTATGAAATATCATAACGCTTTCTTTTTACCCGGTCGTATTCTTCTTTTTTCTTAAAAATCTCCGAATTAGGATTTTAAAAATCTTATCTGCTTATTAAAATAGTGCCTTTGCGAAAATTCTTTAATATTGTTTGAACGGTTGGCCTATGTGCAGTAAGGGATTGCGGGCAAATTTCCTGTCAAATTACAGTAATTTTAAGCGGGCTACAAACCTTGAAATTTCGCACATCTCCTGCCATTACTTATACAAAGTATTGTAAGAAGTACTTACCTCTAAAAGATCTCTTTTAACTTATCCTTCAATTCTTTACCTTTTAAATCTTTTGCAATAATCCTACCTGTTGGGTCTATTAAAAAGTTTGTAGGGACAAGAGTAACACCATATCTGGAACCAACATTTCCATATTCAGTATTTGAATCTTGTAATGAATACCATTTAATGAAAAACCTATCAGACGCTTCCTTCAAATCATCAATATTTTTGCCTCCTGCGATACTGATTATTTCTAAACCCTTTTCTTTATACTTTTCATACTCAGTTACAATATTTTTATTTTCTTCCACGCATCCTGGACAACCTATTTTCCAGAACTCCAATAAAACAAACTTTCCCTGAAAATCCTTTAAACTAACTTTATTCCCAGTAATGTCTTGCAATGAAAAGTTCTCTGCTATATCTCCAACTTTAACTTCCTTACTAAGTTCCAGCCATTGAGCTATGGATTTCCCGTAATCAGATTCTTTAATTATTGGAGATAGGTTTTCATACAGTGTTTTAATTTCGGATTTTGGAAGCCCTGCCAAAAAGCCTTCTAAGATAAAAGCACTATAAAGATTATCAGGATTCTCTTTGATATAAAGTGCTCCAAACGATGTCCTTTCTTGAATTAAATCATCTTGCTCTTGCCCTAATGATTCGGCTTTATCTCTATCTTGATTCTGCATTGCTTTCATCAGTTCTTTGGTTATGCTATCAAACTTAAGTTCCATTGGAAGTTTTGAATTAAAATAGTCGCTATGTTGCTTTTGTATTTCGCCTCCTATGACTTTGGCAAATTTTATTTCCCCCTTTTTGCCTGTTATCGATATGTCAGCATCTTCAATAAAAAGAAATAAAAATTCTTTTTCGGAACCTTCTCCAATAAGAATTCCGTGGGGACTAACTTTTGTGCTTGAAGCTGCACAATGAAATTCGTTATTTACAATATAAGTGGTGTCTACTCCTTTTTTAGTATCAAAGTTCAAAAGAACTACCTTTGTACTATCAGGGAAACCTTGAGTTTTACCTGTAATTTTAATTTCACCATCTTTATTCATACAGGAATTTAGAGCCATTGAAAGAATAAAGGCATAAATAATCATTTTTCTCATTTTTATCTATTTTATTTGGTTATTGTATTGTTTACAACTTCTGCGTAAACGTAATATTATGTTTATTTCTTCATTACTTTTTGCAAACTTAACTGAAAGGTGAGCCCAAAATCCTTCTCAAAACTCACCCTCACCGCCGGAATGTCGCGGTGAAAGTCATCAGCCAATGTGAATGCAGGATTTCTCATTTGCCTGGTTAATAAAATTGCGCCGCAAACTTAGGAAACATTTCATTTGGAATAATTCTAAATTTCAGAAAGCGCATGGCGCATGGCGCAAGTTCTCCCAGCGAACCAATAAAAAAAGCCTCTCACATCTTTACGATGCAAGAGGCTTTTGTTTGTATCAAAACTTATTCTCTATTCATACACCGGCGTAATGCCCATGTTGTAAAACATGAAGGAGTAGATGTCGGCGTACTCTTCGATGACTTTGGAAGTGGGTTTTCCGGCGCCGTGACCGGCTTTGGTTTCTATGCGGATAAGCGTGGGGTTGTCGCAGCTTTGTTTGGATTGTAGCTCGGAGATGAATTTAAAAGAGTGTGCCGGCACCACGCGGTCGTCGTGGTCGGCAGTGGTTACGAGCGTGGCGGGGTAGCAGGTGCCGGCTTCGATGGTGTGCAGCGGCGAATATTTTATCAGATATTCAAAGTCGGTTGCATTGTCGCTGGTGCCATAGTCGGTGGCCCACGCCCAGCCAATGGTAAACATGTGGTAGCGCAGCATGTCGAGCACGCCCACGGCCGGGAAAGCTACTTTCATCAGTTCGGGGCGTTGGGTCATTACGGCGCCAACCAGCAGGCCGCCATTGGAGCCGCCCTGGATGGCGAGATAATCGGGCGAAGTATAACCGGCGTCGATGAGATATTCAGCGGCAGCGATAAAGTCGTCAAACACATTTTGCTTCTGTTCTTTGGTGCCGGCCATGTGCCACGCTTCGCCGTATTCGCCGCCACCGCGCAGGTTGGGCATGGCAAACACGCCGCCATTTTCGAGCAGTATCAGTCTTTGGGTGCTGAAGGAAGGCGTGAGGCTGA
Protein-coding sequences here:
- a CDS encoding BamA/TamA family outer membrane protein, translated to MRVFFLIFIIPFTFLAHAQDTIPAIADTACIQRDFGDVLRVAFHKPPKELADSTGTILLIPVIGSNPATGFMAGVGGQYAFKLSGDDTRFSMLSGSMQFTTKNQQLFLLKNSVYTKNNKLFFSGDWRYMIYSQSTFGLGTNAPEGGILDYQVSLSGLSTVVDSLAQPLKFNFLRIYQSASYNITRSFYIGLGYYLDSYFGIKDEKLRLNPGDSLITSNYAYSKYYGFNEKKYSSSAIGINLVSDTRDNMINPYKGHFAMISWNGALQLLGSHKSASYFSMEWRSFHPLSHRNPRHLLAFWAMADISPEGGLPYLILPSTAYDQRSRSGRGYTQGRFRGNQMVYGEAEYRFPISQCGGLWGGVVFVNATTANSPIHSLGLFESVKPGYGFGFRFMVDKKSRTNLAIDIGFGEKSTGFYLSASETF
- a CDS encoding TlpA disulfide reductase family protein, with the protein product MRKMIIYAFILSMALNSCMNKDGEIKITGKTQGFPDSTKVVLLNFDTKKGVDTTYIVNNEFHCAASSTKVSPHGILIGEGSEKEFLFLFIEDADISITGKKGEIKFAKVIGGEIQKQHSDYFNSKLPMELKFDSITKELMKAMQNQDRDKAESLGQEQDDLIQERTSFGALYIKENPDNLYSAFILEGFLAGLPKSEIKTLYENLSPIIKESDYGKSIAQWLELSKEVKVGDIAENFSLQDITGNKVSLKDFQGKFVLLEFWKIGCPGCVEENKNIVTEYEKYKEKGLEIISIAGGKNIDDLKEASDRFFIKWYSLQDSNTEYGNVGSRYGVTLVPTNFLIDPTGRIIAKDLKGKELKDKLKEIF
- a CDS encoding type II toxin-antitoxin system PemK/MazF family toxin, whose translation is MSIKQYEIWTADLNPQIGTEPGKTRPVLIIQTNLLNQIPHPSTIVCPLTTNTNKDSDILRVHLKKGEANLHQDCDVMIDQIRAIDNNRLMKKIGNLPDNLIETVRENLLIIIDLE